The Primulina tabacum isolate GXHZ01 chromosome 7, ASM2559414v2, whole genome shotgun sequence genome includes a window with the following:
- the LOC142551762 gene encoding patellin-6-like: protein MEASQRLTPESSPKPFNKSIVGSLIEATSFRTPSFKEDTYFITHLKHSERKALRELKDQLMASHGPDSMWGVPLLGSEDEKTDVILLKFLRARDFRVQDALTMLLKCLDWRKDFGADGILEEDLGSFKELEGVVAFMHGYDREGHPACYNAYGIFKDKEMYDKIFGDDEKLKNFLRWRVQILERGIKLLNFKPGGVNSIIQVTDLKDMPKRELRVVSNHILSLFQDNYPEMVARKIFINVPWYFSLLYSMFSPFLTQRSKTKFVIAKEGNVAETLYKFIRPDDVPVQYGGLSRPNDEFKDSETAASEFTVKAGEKVNIEIEGIEGGAAIIWDIVVGGWEIDYSAEFQPNAQGRYSIAVEKQRRLRATEEAIHNSFAAAEAGKLVLSVDNSASRKRKVAAYRYMVKC from the exons ATGGAAGCTAGCCAGCGTCTGACTCCTGAATCCTCCCCAAAACCCTTCAACAAAAGCATTGTCGGTTCATTGATCGAGGCTACCTCATTTCGAACTCCATCTTTCAAGGAAGACACATACTTCATAACCCACCTCAAGCACTCCGAAAGAAAGGCTCTCCGGGAGCTCAAGGACCAGCTCATGGCATCTCACGGCCCTGATTCCATGTGGGGCGTCCCGTTGCTCGGGTCCGAAGACGAGAAGACTGACGTCATCCTGCTTAAATTCCTCCGAGCGAGGGATTTCAGGGTTCAGGATGCCCTCACCATGCTGCTCAAGTGCTTGGATTGGAGAAAGGATTTCGGAGCCGACGGCATTTTGGAGGAGGACTTGGGATCGTTCAAAGAGCTGGAAGGTGTTGTGGCTTTCATGCATGGATATGATAGGGAAGGGCATCCGGCTTGTTACAATGCCTATGGTATCTTCAAAGATAAGGAAATGTACGATAAGATTTTTGGAGATGACGAGAAGCTGAAGAATTTCTTGAGGTGGAGGGTTCAGATTCTCGAGAGAGGGATCAAGCTTTTGAATTTCAAGCCTGGTGGGGTGAATTCTATCATCCAGGTCACTGATCTTAAAGATATGCCTAAAAGAGAGCTCAGGGTAGTTTCTAATCACATTCTCTCTTTGTTCCAAGACAATTACCCTGAAATGGTAGCCAGAAAG ATATTCATAAATGTGCCGTGGTACTTCAGTTTGCTGTACTCAATGTTTAGCCCATTTCTGACTCAAAGAAGCAAGACTAAATTTGTGATTGCCAAGGAAGGAAATGTTGCCGAGACTCTCTACAA ATTTATTAGGCCGGACGATGTTCCGGTTCAATATGGCGGACTGAGTCGACCCAACGATGAGTTCAAGGATTCAGAAACAGCAGCATCAGAGTTCACGGTCAAAGCTGGGGAGAAAGTCAACATTGAAATAGAAGGCATAGAG GGAGGGGCAGCGATTATATGGGACATAGTGGTTGGAGGATGGGAAATAGATTACAGCGCTGAATTCCAACCAAATGCACAAGGTAGGTACAGCATTGCCGTGGAGAAGCAACGGCGGCTCCGCGCCACGGAGGAGGCAATTCACAACTCATTCGCCGCCGCAGAAGCTGGAAAATTGGTGCTCTCCGTGGATAACTCCGCCTCCCGAAAGCGGAAGGTGGCTGCGTACAGATACATGGTCAAGTGTTAA
- the LOC142551759 gene encoding putative WRKY transcription factor 33: MASSGGSLNTCHHRSFSNQYFTSDLLAAESASAMNQEKSPFNWVNSDHQKSLEIPKYKSFPPSSLPVSPPPVSPSSYLSIPHSLSPSVLLDSPVLFSSANVLPSPTTGAFTAKLDQEDTKFSDFSFHSLTRPSHDSTSSIFPSSNSTDSFRRQQQEKGTFHLPDKQPEFATRKSALKSEPSQMHSFSSQEISTVQTSLENTSAPQPDQSILYAQPSQYVREQKRSDDGYNWRKYGQKQVKGSENPRSYYKCTFPNCPTKKKVERNLEGHITEIVYKGTHNHSKPQSTRRSSSNSVQNLTYNNFGIHNQSNSFLENGQMESVATPPENSSASFGDDDFEQGSSLSNSKDDDENEPEAKRWKGENENEGVSAAGSRTVREPRIVVQTKSDIDILDDGYRWRKYGQKVVKGNPNPRSYYKCTYNGCPVRKHVERASHDLRAVVTTYEGKHNHDVPAARGSGSYTMSRPPPTATNNAPTAIRPSATGNHSNGTSYPNPTRMQTMQHQTPYTLQMLHDTDSFGFSGFGNSTGAYANHMQQTENSQLITKEEPRDDSFFDSFLN, translated from the exons ATGGCTTCTTCTGGAGGCAGCTTGAATACCTGTCATCACCGAAGCTTCTCCAATCAATACTTCACTTCTGATCTTCTTGCTGCTGAATCGGCATCGGCCATGAATCAAGAGAAATCTCCATTCAACTGGGTCAATTCAGATCACCAAAAAAGCTTAGAAATCCCAAAGTACAAGTCGTTTccgccatcttcgttgcctgtATCCCCACCACCTGTTTCTCCTTCTTCTTATCTTTCCATTCCTCATAGTTTGAGCCCTTCTGTACTGCTTGATTCTCCTGTTCTTTTTTCTTCTGCTAAT GTTCTTCCTTCTCCAACTACCGGGGCTTTTACTGCTAAGCTGGATCAGGAGGACACAAAGTTCTCTGATTTCTCTTTCCATTCCCTAACAAGGCCTTCTCATGATTCTACATCATCCATTTTTCCCTCTTCAAATTCAACG GATTCATTCAGAAGACAACAGCAAGAAAAGGGAACGTTTCATTTACCTGACAAGCAACCTGAATTTGCAACAAGAAAGTCTGCACTAAAATCAGAACCATCCCAAATGCATAGTTTCAGTTCTCAAGAAATTTCCACAGTTCAAACCAGCTTGGAGAATACATCTGCCCCACAACCTGATCAATCAATCCTATATGCTCAACCATCTCAATATGTTAGGGAGCAAAAAAGATCCGACGATGGTTACAACTGGAGGAAGTATGGACAAAAACAAGTCAAGGGAAGCGAAAATCCTCGTAGTTACTACAAGTGCACATTTCCAAACTGTCCCACGAAGAAGAAGGTGGAGAGGAATTTGGAAGGACATATTACTGAAATAGTGTACAAAGGGACTCACAATCATTCGAAGCCTCAATCTACTAGGAGATCATCTTCTAATTCGGTTCAGAATCTTACATACAATAATTTTGGAATCCATAATCAATCAAACTCGTTTCTTGAGAATGGTCAGATGGAATCTGTGGCAACCCCACCAGAGAATTCATCTGCTTCTTTTGGAGATGATGATTTTGAACAGGGATCTTCACTTAGTAACTCGAAAGATGACGATGAAAATGAACCAGAGGCCAAGAGATG gaAAGGGGAAAATGAGAATGAGGGGGTATCAGCTGCTGGTAGTAGAACCGTTCGAGAGCCAAGAATCGTTGTTCAAACGAAAAGTGATATCGACATTCTCGACGATGgttatagatggaggaagtaTGGACAGAAAGTGGTTAAGGGCAACCCAAATCCTAG GAGCTACTACAAATGCACATACAACGGTTGTCCGGTCAGGAAACATGTAGAGCGAGCATCCCACGATTTAAGGGCAGTGGTCACTACATACGAAGGGAAGCACAACCATGATGTTCCCGCAGCACGCGGTAGTGGCAGCTACACTATGAGCAGACCACCACCAACCGCCACTAACAATGCCCCAACAGCAATAAGACCCTCTGCAACCGGAAACCACTCTAACGGGACAAGCTACCCAAACCCAACGAGAATGCAAACAATGCAACACCAAACACCATACACACTTCAAATGCTGCACGACACCGATAGTTTTGGATTCTCTGGTTTTGGAAACTCTACGGGTGCCTATGCCAATCATATGCAACAGACAGAGAATTCCCAGTTGATAACCAAGGAAGAACCTAGAGATGACTCATTTTTTGACTCATTTCTCAACTGA